From the Thermomicrobiales bacterium genome, one window contains:
- a CDS encoding DUF3320 domain-containing protein, protein MVADSSPAQPTSVVQDRLELARRELLDLGLRNFLINYRTLKARGVEVVDEDAAEVFRILVTDGKRMSFAPGAESDASSDALPQPADETPDQISKRQKDTILQTAVSPEELQTRLLTTFYAARTFIEEQGVNTLFVALGMLTWFETQTSDTPRKAPLLLVPVDIQRSNARERFTIGWTGDDIGDNLSLAAKLSVDFRLTAPPLPEVEDLDLNAYFAAWQEAIAAESRWSIDGGSVVVGFFSFGRFLMYHDLDVSTWPDTGGLADHEIIVPLLTDDGFKDSAPAIADDAFIDPLLPVDKAREVMDADSTQTLAILDVNGGQNLVIQGPPGTGKSQTITNVISEAIGQGKTVLFVAEKLAALEVVKRRLDSIGLGDACLELHSNKMNKRIVLSELARTLELGKPQLATDADNQVTLLAEQRQRLNDYARAVNDPIGESGVSPYQTYGELLRLAKLRGDATWPRFDQASMADWDAAAATRRDEVVAELQARIAAMGRPADHPFWGSHKSVVLPSEREQIAAQVPGASSALDALRNDQRTLAQALSMPEPMTLQDADEQLAAANRLLAAPDLTGVAIDAPEWSARRDDVRGLIDTGQAYAEIRQRQSATLIPEAWTADVLETRQTLNGWRGKWWRFISGGYRGAKSKLAGLVQGGLPDGIDAQVALLDDILAAKRDAETIDAQAGLGKQLFAERWQGAASDWAALSPAAEWVSALHADEAAGKLPSGTVALAATRPDLAPIRAAAAAVQQCRSDWDSRIAALTKLLDFDASRRFGAGATLESQSFDTIRWMLSGWQDRLGDLDQMVSFNRSAEACAQEDMAGVAEAAAGWDEAGTRLGDAVRAGRFAVLLERAIRERPPLAQFDAPAHNLAVSRFGELDQLTFQLNRARLALNHWERLPRYEAGGQLGILRREFAKKTRHMPVRQLMSRAGNAIQAIKPVFMMSPLSIPTYIPPGTLKFDLVIFDEASQVKPVDAFGALVRGKQAVVVGDSKQLPPTSFFDTLIERDDVDEDDLTANTESILEMFAGQGARQRMLRWHYRSQHESLIAVSNSEFYDNKLVVFPSPDADRHDAGLIYHYLADTSYDRGGSRTNRDEAHAVAEAVMEHARTTPDLTLGVAAFSLSQTDAIIDELERLRREDDSGESFFADHPFEPFFVKNLENVQGDERDVIFISVGYGKTADGSLAMNFGPLNAEGGERRLNVLITRAKQRCEVFTNLSADDIDLSRTSARGVHALKEFLRFAEKGTTQTASSSVSSEAPFDAVVRAALEEAGYEIEPHVGSSGFYIDLAVKDPAQPGRYLMAILCDGPTYAAARSSRDRDRSRRSVLQRLGWRVYQLWSTDWFRSPERELQDLIAEIEAARTGVESEVAPMVQLGPVSRVEAAPEAEEQSTSTMPAYVVAKPKVSLRGKDLHEVQTERMADWFAEVVAVESPVHIDVAMRRVADAAGSGRIGNRIQMSMNNAVAAAVRDGKIRRQGDFLWAPNMTEATVRNRVGLPSRDRSLDMIAPEELHRAVLTAVADSYGLQEEDVTTATANLLGFGRASTEMRASINALVEAMIADGSLRRQGAFLVADKPSNSG, encoded by the coding sequence ATGGTTGCCGATTCTTCACCGGCTCAGCCGACCTCCGTCGTTCAGGACCGACTGGAGCTGGCCCGCCGCGAACTGCTGGATCTCGGACTGCGCAACTTCCTGATCAACTACCGTACGCTCAAGGCGCGCGGCGTTGAGGTTGTTGATGAGGATGCCGCCGAAGTCTTCCGGATTCTGGTAACCGACGGCAAGCGCATGTCATTCGCGCCGGGAGCCGAGTCAGACGCCTCCAGCGATGCATTGCCCCAACCGGCGGACGAGACGCCCGACCAGATCAGCAAGCGCCAGAAGGACACCATTCTCCAAACAGCCGTCTCGCCGGAGGAGTTGCAGACGCGGCTCCTGACGACGTTCTACGCAGCGCGCACGTTCATCGAGGAGCAGGGCGTCAACACGCTGTTCGTTGCGCTCGGGATGCTGACCTGGTTTGAAACGCAAACCAGTGACACACCGCGGAAGGCTCCGTTGCTGCTCGTGCCGGTCGATATCCAGCGTAGCAACGCCCGTGAGCGGTTCACGATTGGCTGGACCGGCGATGACATTGGCGACAATCTCTCGCTGGCCGCCAAGCTCAGCGTTGATTTCCGCCTGACTGCGCCGCCCCTGCCGGAGGTCGAAGATCTTGACCTCAACGCGTATTTCGCGGCCTGGCAGGAGGCGATCGCGGCTGAGTCACGTTGGTCGATCGACGGCGGTTCGGTGGTCGTTGGCTTCTTCTCGTTCGGTCGCTTCCTGATGTACCACGACCTCGATGTCTCGACCTGGCCCGACACCGGCGGTCTGGCAGATCACGAGATCATCGTCCCGTTGCTCACCGACGATGGTTTCAAGGACAGCGCCCCGGCCATCGCCGACGATGCGTTCATCGATCCGCTGCTGCCGGTCGACAAGGCGCGCGAGGTGATGGACGCGGACAGCACCCAGACGCTGGCGATCCTCGATGTCAACGGCGGGCAGAACCTCGTCATTCAGGGGCCGCCGGGTACCGGCAAGTCGCAGACGATCACGAACGTCATTTCCGAAGCGATTGGGCAGGGCAAGACCGTCCTGTTCGTCGCCGAGAAGCTGGCGGCGCTGGAAGTGGTCAAGCGCAGACTCGACAGCATCGGCCTTGGCGACGCCTGCCTGGAGCTGCACAGCAACAAGATGAACAAGCGCATCGTGCTGTCCGAGCTGGCACGCACGCTGGAGCTGGGCAAGCCGCAACTTGCAACAGATGCCGACAATCAGGTCACGCTGCTGGCCGAGCAACGCCAGCGGTTGAACGACTATGCGCGCGCTGTCAACGACCCGATTGGCGAGAGTGGTGTGTCGCCGTATCAGACCTACGGCGAGCTGCTGCGGCTGGCGAAGCTGCGCGGCGATGCGACCTGGCCGCGCTTCGACCAGGCGTCGATGGCCGACTGGGATGCCGCCGCTGCGACGCGGCGCGATGAAGTGGTCGCTGAATTACAGGCGCGCATCGCCGCGATGGGCCGCCCGGCCGATCACCCTTTCTGGGGCAGTCACAAGTCGGTCGTGCTGCCCAGCGAGCGTGAGCAGATTGCCGCGCAGGTGCCTGGCGCATCGTCTGCGCTCGACGCGCTGCGCAACGACCAGCGCACGCTTGCGCAAGCGCTCTCGATGCCCGAGCCGATGACGCTGCAGGACGCGGACGAACAGCTGGCGGCGGCGAACCGGCTGCTGGCCGCGCCGGACCTGACCGGCGTCGCGATTGATGCACCGGAGTGGTCGGCTCGACGGGACGACGTGCGCGGGTTGATCGACACCGGGCAGGCGTACGCCGAGATTCGTCAACGACAGTCCGCGACGCTGATCCCCGAGGCGTGGACCGCCGATGTACTGGAGACGCGCCAGACGCTCAACGGCTGGCGCGGTAAGTGGTGGCGGTTCATCTCAGGCGGCTATCGTGGCGCGAAGTCGAAGCTCGCCGGGCTGGTTCAGGGTGGGCTGCCGGACGGCATCGACGCGCAGGTTGCGTTGCTGGACGACATCCTGGCTGCCAAACGCGATGCCGAGACGATCGACGCTCAGGCCGGGTTGGGTAAGCAACTCTTCGCGGAACGCTGGCAGGGCGCTGCATCCGACTGGGCCGCTCTCTCTCCGGCAGCTGAATGGGTGTCGGCACTGCATGCCGACGAAGCAGCCGGGAAGCTGCCCAGCGGGACGGTGGCGCTCGCGGCGACGCGGCCCGATCTGGCTCCGATCCGCGCGGCAGCCGCAGCGGTGCAGCAGTGCCGCAGCGATTGGGATTCGCGCATTGCGGCGCTGACGAAGTTGCTGGATTTCGATGCGTCGCGGCGTTTCGGTGCCGGTGCGACGCTGGAGTCGCAGTCGTTCGACACTATCCGCTGGATGCTGTCCGGCTGGCAGGATCGGCTCGGCGACCTCGACCAGATGGTCAGCTTCAATCGCTCGGCTGAGGCCTGCGCGCAGGAGGACATGGCCGGCGTCGCTGAGGCGGCGGCGGGCTGGGACGAGGCCGGTACGCGGCTGGGCGATGCGGTCCGTGCCGGACGGTTCGCCGTCCTGCTGGAGCGCGCGATTCGCGAGCGGCCGCCGCTGGCACAGTTCGATGCACCGGCGCACAACCTCGCCGTCTCACGCTTCGGCGAGCTGGATCAGCTCACGTTCCAGCTCAACCGGGCCCGACTGGCGCTGAATCACTGGGAGCGCCTGCCGCGCTACGAGGCTGGTGGGCAGCTCGGCATCCTGCGCCGCGAGTTCGCCAAGAAGACGCGTCACATGCCGGTGCGGCAACTGATGTCGCGGGCCGGGAATGCGATTCAGGCGATCAAGCCGGTCTTCATGATGAGCCCGCTCTCGATCCCAACCTACATCCCACCCGGCACGCTGAAGTTCGACCTCGTCATTTTTGACGAGGCTAGCCAGGTCAAGCCGGTGGATGCCTTCGGCGCGCTCGTGCGCGGCAAGCAGGCGGTGGTCGTTGGTGACAGCAAGCAGCTGCCACCAACCAGCTTCTTCGACACGCTCATCGAGCGCGATGACGTGGATGAGGACGACCTGACCGCCAACACCGAGAGCATCCTGGAGATGTTCGCCGGGCAGGGCGCGCGGCAGCGAATGTTGCGCTGGCACTACCGCAGCCAGCACGAGTCACTCATCGCCGTCTCGAACAGCGAGTTCTACGACAACAAGCTGGTTGTCTTCCCCAGCCCGGACGCCGATCGCCATGATGCCGGGCTGATCTACCATTATCTCGCCGACACGAGCTACGATCGAGGTGGATCGCGGACGAACCGCGACGAGGCGCACGCCGTTGCTGAAGCCGTCATGGAGCACGCGCGCACGACGCCCGACCTGACTCTCGGGGTGGCGGCGTTTAGCCTGTCGCAGACCGACGCGATCATCGACGAGCTGGAGCGCTTGCGTCGTGAAGATGATTCGGGCGAGTCGTTCTTCGCCGACCATCCGTTCGAGCCGTTCTTCGTCAAGAATCTGGAGAACGTGCAGGGCGACGAGCGCGATGTCATCTTCATTAGCGTCGGCTATGGCAAGACAGCCGATGGCTCGCTGGCGATGAACTTCGGGCCGCTCAACGCCGAGGGCGGCGAGCGACGGCTCAACGTGCTGATTACCCGCGCCAAACAGCGCTGCGAAGTCTTCACGAATCTCTCCGCCGACGATATCGACCTGAGCCGGACGTCGGCACGCGGTGTCCACGCGCTAAAGGAGTTCTTGCGATTTGCCGAGAAGGGCACGACGCAGACCGCGTCGTCCAGCGTATCCAGCGAGGCACCGTTCGACGCTGTCGTTCGTGCCGCATTGGAGGAGGCGGGCTACGAGATCGAGCCGCACGTCGGCTCCTCCGGCTTCTACATCGACCTGGCTGTGAAGGACCCGGCCCAGCCGGGACGCTACCTGATGGCGATCCTGTGTGATGGCCCGACCTATGCAGCGGCGCGTTCGTCGCGCGACCGCGACCGCTCGCGACGATCTGTACTGCAGCGTCTTGGCTGGCGCGTCTACCAACTGTGGAGTACCGACTGGTTCCGGAGCCCCGAGCGTGAGCTTCAGGACCTCATCGCTGAGATCGAGGCGGCGCGAACTGGTGTGGAGAGTGAAGTCGCGCCGATGGTCCAACTGGGTCCGGTTTCGCGAGTGGAAGCTGCGCCGGAGGCCGAGGAGCAGTCAACCAGCACGATGCCGGCCTACGTCGTGGCCAAGCCAAAGGTGAGCTTGCGCGGCAAGGATCTGCATGAGGTCCAGACTGAACGCATGGCCGACTGGTTCGCGGAAGTTGTTGCCGTCGAGAGCCCGGTGCACATCGACGTTGCCATGCGGCGCGTTGCGGACGCTGCCGGTAGCGGACGGATCGGGAACCGGATCCAGATGTCGATGAACAACGCCGTTGCTGCGGCTGTTCGAGACGGCAAGATCCGGCGGCAGGGCGACTTCCTCTGGGCACCGAACATGACCGAGGCGACGGTGCGCAACCGGGTCGGGCTGCCGTCGCGGGATCGCTCGCTGGACATGATCGCGCCGGAGGAGCTGCACCGCGCTGTCCTGACCGCCGTCGCCGATTCCTACGGCCTGCAGGAGGAGGACGTGACGACGGCAACGGCGAACCTGCTGGGCTTCGGCAGAGCCTCAACCGAAATGCGCGCCAGCATCAACGCGCTCGTCGAAGCCATGATCGCCGACGGCTCGTTGCGCCGTCAGGGTGCGTTCCTCGTCGCCGATAAACCGAGCAATTCTGGGTAA
- a CDS encoding thiazole synthase codes for MTTTTPATAVDTPLIIGGKEFTSRLLVGTGKYRNNEEMLGAFEASGTQIITVALRRIDFDDPKSRSVLEDVDWTRFQILPNTAGCATAEEAIRVARLARAMGLSDWIKLEVIPDPVYLFPDPIGTLSAAETLVKEGFTVLPYFNDDPILARRLEEVGCATVMPLAAPIGSGQGLVHFDRIRMIIEQANVPVVVDAGIGVPSDASKAMELGADACLVNSAIALADNPVAMARAMALGVEAGRAAYHAGRMAQRPTASPSSPTSGVVR; via the coding sequence ATGACAACAACCACACCGGCCACGGCGGTCGATACGCCGCTCATCATCGGCGGCAAGGAGTTCACCTCGCGGCTGCTGGTCGGCACCGGCAAGTACCGCAACAACGAGGAGATGCTCGGCGCGTTCGAGGCCTCCGGCACGCAGATCATCACCGTCGCACTGCGCCGGATCGACTTCGATGATCCCAAGAGCCGCAGCGTCCTGGAGGACGTCGACTGGACCCGATTCCAGATTCTGCCGAATACAGCTGGCTGCGCGACAGCCGAGGAGGCGATCCGCGTCGCCCGGCTGGCCCGAGCAATGGGTCTGTCCGACTGGATCAAGCTCGAAGTAATCCCCGACCCCGTCTATCTCTTCCCCGACCCGATCGGCACGCTGAGCGCCGCCGAGACACTAGTGAAGGAGGGCTTCACCGTCCTGCCCTACTTCAACGATGATCCGATTCTGGCCCGGCGACTGGAGGAGGTCGGCTGCGCAACCGTCATGCCGCTGGCCGCGCCGATCGGCTCCGGGCAGGGGCTGGTGCACTTCGACCGCATCCGGATGATCATCGAGCAGGCGAATGTGCCGGTCGTCGTCGATGCTGGCATCGGCGTGCCCAGCGACGCCTCGAAGGCGATGGAGCTTGGAGCAGACGCCTGCCTGGTGAATTCGGCGATCGCGCTGGCCGACAACCCGGTCGCGATGGCGCGCGCAATGGCCCTCGGCGTCGAAGCTGGTCGTGCTGCTTACCATGCCGGCCGGATGGCCCAGCGACCGACCGCCTCACCGAGCAGCCCGACCAGCGGAGTCGTCAGATGA
- the thiE gene encoding thiamine phosphate synthase, translating into MTSEQLAALRCYLVTDVRAGSVERLIEICQAAIEGGVTTVQLRAKGWTDKQLLEAANALVPICRAAGALLVVNDRVDIALAAGADGVHLGVDDLPVAAARRLLGPNALIGYSPETPGDRIQAERDGADYLGVGPVYGTTTKDDAGSAIGLDGIRSAVAASPLPVVGIGGIGIDTARPVIEAGAVGVALVGAVFLSDDPRTAATRLQRALG; encoded by the coding sequence ATGACGAGCGAGCAATTGGCAGCGCTGCGCTGCTATCTCGTGACCGACGTCCGCGCCGGTAGCGTCGAGCGGCTGATCGAGATTTGCCAGGCAGCGATCGAGGGCGGTGTGACGACTGTGCAGTTACGGGCGAAGGGCTGGACGGACAAGCAGTTGCTTGAAGCCGCCAACGCGCTTGTGCCGATCTGCCGGGCAGCCGGAGCGTTGCTGGTCGTGAACGACCGGGTCGACATCGCGTTGGCAGCCGGAGCCGATGGTGTTCATCTTGGCGTCGATGACTTGCCTGTTGCAGCCGCCCGGCGGCTGCTCGGCCCCAACGCGCTGATCGGCTACTCGCCCGAGACGCCGGGCGACCGCATCCAGGCAGAGCGAGACGGCGCGGACTATCTGGGCGTCGGGCCGGTCTATGGCACAACGACGAAGGACGATGCCGGGTCCGCCATCGGGCTAGACGGCATTCGCAGCGCGGTCGCCGCGTCGCCGCTGCCCGTTGTCGGCATCGGCGGGATCGGTATCGATACTGCCAGGCCGGTCATTGAAGCCGGGGCAGTCGGCGTCGCGCTGGTCGGCGCGGTCTTCCTGAGCGACGACCCGCGCAC